The Manihot esculenta cultivar AM560-2 chromosome 1, M.esculenta_v8, whole genome shotgun sequence genome has a window encoding:
- the LOC110630534 gene encoding WAT1-related protein At3g30340, with protein sequence MCYLIQEKKFFTYWSVYCSSSSSSSLILLNSMAAIKSCEEWKPFFAMLTVDFAFAIVNILLKKVLDEGINHLVLITYRLSISAAFLGPIGYFWERTTRPKLTFRILCYLFVSAIVGASLTQLFFLIGIQYTSATFSCAFINIVPVITFIMALPFRMESVDIKSNSGRAKIVGTVVCVGGAMVLTLYKGMPLFDRPQSQTTVSIPQAMEHSIKLSYSKKAERWTIGCVALIVGTLLWSSWFLLQSNIGKRYPCQYSSTAIMSFFGAIQSAILCLSTERNFSIWVLKGKLEIITVLYAGMVGSGLCYVGMSWCVKKRGPVFTSAFSPLVQIMAAMFDIPILHEDLHLGSLLGSIIVIIGLYFLLWGKNKEMQNHAIKVAQEAEEMKEQESQLQVMTVSCDSRCP encoded by the exons ATGTGCTATTTGATACAAGAGAAAAAATTTTTTACGTATTGGAGCGTTTATtgctcttcttcctcttcttcttctctcataCTGCTGAATTCAATGGCTGCTATAAAGAGTTGCGAAGAATGGAAACCTTTCTTTGCTATGTTGACAGTTGATTTTGCCTTCGCCATTGTGAATATTCTTCTTAAGAAAGTCCTTGACGAGGGTATTAATCATTTGGTCCTTATCACATACCGCCTCTCAATTTCTGCTGCTTTCTTAGGCCCCATCGGCTACTTCTGGGAAAG GACTACCAGACCAAAGCTTACCTTTCGCATCTTATGTTACCTCTTCGTGAGTGCAATTGTCGG GGCATCACTAACTCAATTGTTCTTCCTTATTGGTATTCAATACACATCTGCTACGTTTTCATGTGCCTTCATCAACATTGTGCCTGTGATCACATTTATAATGGCATTGCCATTCCG GATGGAGAGTGTAGATATAAAATCCAATAGCGGGAGAGCTAAAATAGTGGGAACTGTTGTGTGTGTTGGAGGAGCCATGGTGTTGACTCTTTACAAGGGAATGCCTTTATTTGACCGTCCGCAATCACAGACGACTGTAAGTATACCTCAAGCCATGGAACACAGTATCAAGCTAAGTTATTCCAAAAAGGCAGAAAGATGGACGATTGGCTGTGTAGCTTTGATTGTGGGAACCCTTTTGTGGTCTTCATGGTTTCTTCTTCAATCAAATATTGGCAAGAGATACCCCTGCCAATATTCCAGTACTGCCATTATGTCCTTCTTCGGTGCCATTCAGTCAGCTATCTTATGCTTGTCCACTGAAAGGAACTTTTCTATCTGGGTTCTCAAGGGAAAATTAGAAATCATCACTGTCCTATATGCC GGAATGGTGGGATCAGGACTGTGCTATGTGGGGATGTCATGGTGTGTAAAGAAAAGGGGTCCTGTATTCACCTCAGCATTCAGTCCCCTCGTTCAAATAATGGCAGCCATGTTTGATATCCCTATCTTGCATGAGGATCTCCATTTAGGCAG CTTGCTGGGATCCATCATTGTCATTATTGGACTTTACTTTCTGCTGTGGGGTAAGAACAAGGAGATGCAGAATCATGCAATAAAAGTTGCTCAAGAAGCTGAAGAGATGAAAGAACAAGAGTCACAATTACAAGTGATGACTGTCTCTTGTGATTCCAGGTGTCCTTAA
- the LOC110629027 gene encoding uncharacterized protein LOC110629027: MQNDYGFNKESTTTGSNQCGNSLSPELDLEKQDNPKILPQHRSDGSPSKNSTLEPDPTILTIVVSNAEAHADPAKKELPSVDSPKKGYLSRSASSHEQCRVCQQEKEEVLIDLGCKCKGGLAKAHRSCIDTWFRTRGSNKCEICQEVAVNVSPPESQTSANYWVWRIDPTFRPRDPERGCFSPLWVACTILIGGLLLDVLISITLGVSALPVNIIFGVIVILGLGTALRLALEFCREWSFRRVVERVDANVNVGYHPAL, encoded by the exons ATGCAGAATGATTATGGCTTCAATAAAGAAAGCACCACAACTGGTAGTAACCAGTGTGGTAATTCACTCTCACCTGAGCTCGACCTTGAGAAGCAGGACAACCCCAAAATCTTGCCGCAACATCGCAGTGATGGGTCCCCATCAAAGAATTCTACCCTTGAGCCTGATCCCACAATTCTCACTATTGTAGTTTCTAATGCTGAGGCTCATGCGGACCCGGCTAAGAAAGAATTGCCCAGTGTGGATTCTCCCAAAAAAGGATACTTGTCGAGGTCTGCAAGCTCCCATGAACAGTGCAG AGTTTGTCAGCAGGAGAAGGAGGAAGTTCTTATAGATCTTGGATGCAAATGTAAAGGTGGTCTTGCTAAAGCCCACCGCTCATGTATAGATACTTGGTTTCGTACAAGAGGATCAAACAAGTGTGAGATATGCCA AGAGGTAGCTGTGAATGTGTCACCTCCGGAATCTCAGACAAGT GCAAATTACTGGGTTTGGAGGATCGACCCAACCTTTAGACCACGAGATCCTGAAAGG GGTTGTTTTAGTCCACTTTGGGTAGCATGCACAATTCTTATTGGTGGTCTCTTGTTGGATGTTCTGATATCCATTACGCTTGGTGTTTCTGCTCTGCCTGTTAACATTATATTTG GTGTTATTGTCATTCTTGGACTTGGAACTGCACTTCGGCTAGCCCTGGAATTCTGCCGTGAGTGGAGTTTCAGGAGAGTAGTTGAAAGGGTGGATGCTAATGTGAATGTCGGGTACCATCCCGCTTTGTAG